GTGTCCCTCGCTTTGTGGGACGTCAAAACCAACCGGGCCAAAGGCAAGTCCGAGGAGGCCCGTACACTCAATCAGGAGCTTGACAATATCAAGGCGCAAATCACCAGGCACTACCAGTACATCTGCGACCACGACAGTTTTGTTACAGCCAAGAAAGTCTATAACCGCTATGTCGGCTTCTCAGAGGAATGCCACACCCTTATGAACCTTTTCAGGGAACAGCTGGAACCGTATAAAAAGAAAATCGGCATAGAGAAAGCCGAAAGCACCTACTGCGGTCTGGTTGCCGATTACAAGAGTCTCCTGCTTTTCATGAAAAGCAAGAAGAATGCAGAGGATATTGTCATCGAAGAACTTGAGAAATCATTCATCGAGGATTACTACAACTGGATGCTCGGTACATGCGCTTTGGCAAACTCCACTGTCTTCGGGCGTGTCAATACCTTGAAGTGGCTGATGTATATCGCGCAGGAAAAAGGCTGGATACGGGTTCATCCGTTCGCATCATTCGAGTGTATGCCCGAATACAAGAGGCGTTCTTTCCTTTCCGAAGAGGAACTGCAAAGGATAATCCATATAGAACCGAGATACAAACGCCAGCGTGCCATGCGCGACATGTTCCTGTTCATGTGCTTCACCGGTCTTTCCTATGTGGACTTGAAAGCCATAACATACGATAATATCCATACCGACTCCGACGGCGGTACATGGCTGATGGGCAACCGTATAAAAACGGGAGTGGCGTATGTCGTAAAATTATTGCCCATTGCTATCGAACTGATTGAAAAATATAGGGGTACGGATGAAAAGAAAGACTCCCCGAATGTGTCTTTCCGGTAGGTGAATACAATGCCATGCGGCTCAGTCTTGGAATCATAGGCAGGAAATGCAACTCCGGGGCGAGGTCACCCCGCACATCGGACGCCACGCATTTGCCGTTCTGGCCATACTCAAGGGGATGCTGCTGGAAACTCTTCAGAAAGTGTTTGGGCATAAGTCCATCACATACGTCCTGCGCATCCATTCACTTGTCCGGCGCAGGCGGGGCAATCTTTTTCTGGAAGTCGCCCATCTGTACGACCAGCGTGCTGACCAGCTTTCTCAACTCCTAATACGCGCTTGTTTCAATAATTGTCAGTTCCATACTAAAATTCTTTTTAAGATTCTGAATATGCGACAAAGTAACGCACATCCTATATCCTTTCCAAACAGATAATATCAGAGTCTTCCGTTGGCGTGCATTGGCGTATCCAACGTTAAAAGAGAAGGTCCTTCACCTGCATCCATGCGGCAACGGAACTTCCATTCCCTTACTTGTTTTCCATAAATTTATAGGATTAATTTCTGGTGCATGATATTAATAGTCATTATTCTGTCTGCTTTTTTTGCTTGCATAATTGCAGCTAACAGTTATCTATTCCAGAACGCATTGTTATGGAAAATGGCAAGCTGTTTTGTTGGTTTATGGATATTGTGTATGATAATTACCGTCTTCGTTTGTCGTAAACTTGAATGCTCTAATTAAAACAGTACGGTTGTCATGCTTTGTGTGTTTTATTATAAATATTATGAATTATTTGGAATTGATATGTAATATAGATAATTTTGCAGTCGGGAAATGGTTTCGGGAGGTTTACGCCTTCCGAATGAAAAGGGAACCCGGTGAAAATCCGGGACAGTACCCGCTGCTGTGAGTCCACAAAAACGGACATCGAACTTTTGCCACTGGTGTAATACCGGGAAGGCACGATGACCGGGACGAGTCAGAAGACCTGCCATGACCGGAATGAGATTTACACCTGCGGGATATACGGGTCGTAATCAAATAAGGAATAGCTCATCGGCCATTCAATATTTGAAGACAGACATATTCCCGTTCGTGTAAGTCCGCACGAACGGGAATTTTTTGTGTTTGTTAATAATATGTTTTACATTAAAATGAGTGACCTATGAAAAGAAAATTACGCTTTCTGGCAGGTGCCTGTCTATTTACCGCAACCGCCTTGTTCTCTGGCTGTAGCTCGGACGATGACTTTTTGATGGACCCGGTTGATTCCGGAACTTCGCAAACCCGTGCTGTGACAAATTCGGACGGTACTTTAACTATCACTTTCGATGATTTCGATCCCGGCATGTTAGCAGGACCTACCTCGGCCGGAGAAAATCTTTATTCGTACCAAGGGTATCCTCAAGTAACCACCATTTACGACAATACTCCGGAAGAATATCTCTTCCTTTCAATGTTTAATACTGTAGGTGGAAGCACAGAGTATTCCAGCGGCGGCATCGCACTTTCCAACTGGAACATCCGCTCCAATCAGTCGGGAAATACCGGAGACTGGTGGTATTCTTATCTAAACCAATGTTCTGTCTATAACACTGCGGTGGAAGCGGAAGGACAGAATAAGGAAGCCGGGCACAGCGGTTCCAATTTCGGTGTCGTTTACGGATATGTGGATGCTTACAATCAGGCATGGATGGCTAAACCAGAATTTTATTTCAATGTTCCCCGGAAATTGGTCGGCCTGTGGATCTGCAACACCTCATACACTTATGGTGTCATTACTTATGGTAATCAGTTCGGTTCTACGGGGGTAGCGACTCCTCTGAAAGAGATGAAAGGGTATTTCCAAGTGAATCTGGAATGTTATGATGCGAATGGCGGTCTGATCCGCACTTACAAACGTCTTTTAGCCGATTATCGTAACGGCCAACAACAGGTTGATCCTATCACGACATGGGATTATTGGGAAATCAATGCCGAAGGGGTGCAAAGTGTGAAATTCAACTTCGAGGGTTCGGATTCGGGAGCATACGGTTTGAATACTCCGGCTTATATCTGTATTGATGATATCACCATACAATAAAAAGAATACAAGGATATCCCTTCTGTCGGGGGTATCCCTGTTATTTTTCTAAAATCCACACATCATGCATCGTTTTCACTATTTTATTATTTCTGCCTGTATGCTGTTCACCTCCTGCAACAAGGATGAAGTCATTACCGAAGAAGTAGGAGGACAACCTATAATAGAACTTGACAGCGAGACCGGTATTTACACGGTCAAGGTCGATCACGAATTGACTATCGCCCCGACATACCAGAATGTTGAAGATGCTCTTTTTGCTTGGACGATAGACGGTACGCTGGTTTCTTCGGGTCCGTCTCTTCAACGTACATGGAATGAATGCGGGGATTTTTATGTCAAACTAAGAGTAGACAATGCGGAAGGCTATGCCGAAGAGGAACTGAAAGTAGAAGTGAAAGAACTCACCCCTCCGGTCATCTCACTGGCACTACCTTCGCAGGGGCTAAAAGTCGTCCGGAATACCGATTACACATTTACTCCCGATATTCAGCATTCGGATGTCGAAGGGTTCAAAATCGAATGGGTACGGGAAGGAAAAATCGTTTCCACCGAGAATACTTATACTTTCAATGAAAAAGAACTCGGTGTTTATACGGTGACAATCAACGCTTCCAATATAGATGGGACAACAACGAAAGACGTAAGCGTAGAGGTCGTGGAAACGATGCCCTACGTTGTCAAATTCCCGACCCCGTCTTACCTGCAAACATCCACGGACAGGTACACTTTTGCCGACCGTCCTGTTTTCCTGCGTCCGTTGTTGGAGTATTTCGACAATCCCCGTTTTGAGTGGAGTGTGGACGGTCAGGTCATGGAAGGAGAAGTGGAACGCATGTTCAAGTTCACGCCGTCCGCACCCGGAGAATACACCGTCTCCTGTACTGTGTCGGAAGACACACCGACGGAAAAAATAAGCAGGAATATCGACAAAGGGAAAACGGCTGTCACTGCCACCGTAAAAGTCGTTTGTGTGGACAAAAAGGAACAAGACGGCTTCCGGGCTTCGGGAAGTTCCAAGCTCTGGAATAAAGTCTATGAATATACCCCAGCTCCCGGCCAATTTATCAACGAGACGAGCACGATAGGCGGTATGACCGGCAACGAAACATCCCCTGAAGCGGCTGTCGCATGGGCAACACAGCGTTTGAAAGACAAACTGCACGTCTCTTTAGGTTCTTTCGGGGGTTATATCATCGTCGGCTTCGACCACAGTATTCCCAATTCGGGTAACCAATATGATTTCTGTGTTCAGGGGAACGCCTTTGACGGCAGTTCCGAACCGGGTATCGTATGGGTCATGCAAGATATAAACGGAAACGGATTGCCGGATGACGAGTGGTACGAACTGAAAGGATCTGAAGCAGGCAAGGAAGAAACAATACAGAATTTTGAAGTGACCTATTACCGTCCGGAAGGCAAAAAAATGGATGTCCAATGGATCAGTTCCGACGGTAGAAACGGCTGGGTAGACTATCTGTCCGCTTATCATACACAAGACTATTATTATCCGGCTTGGATTTCGGAAAACAGTTATACCCTGACAGGCACTTGTCTGGCCGCCCGCAACACCCAAGATTCTCAAACCGGTTATTGGGATAATCAGAGTTATGACTGGGGGTACGTGGATAATTTCGGAAACGACCAGATAGAAGGCGGCAGTACGGTGGATGGAAGCGGACAAAGGAACGGTTTCAAAATTTCCAATGCCATCCATGCCGATGGAACGGAAGCCAATCTGCAATATATTGACTTTATCAAAATACAATGCGGTGTTCTGGCCAAAAGCGGCTGGCTGGGCGAAGTTTCTACGGAGGTATTTTCTTTTGAGGATCTAACCAAATAATAAAAATTACAAGTATGAAAATTTATTTTCTTCCCATGCTCCTATCCTTGTTCTTTTTGGGAGCGTGTGACAAAAACGATGAAATTATACCTGAAGATGCAGATGAAAATTTCATCACATCGGTCGTGATGACCGTGGACGGGAAATCGTACACGGCCGACATTACGGACAATACAGTAACAATAACCGTTCCCTATACGGTATCGCTGAACAACGCCGAAGTGGAATTCAAGTACACAACTTCTGCAACAATCATACCTGATCCTGAAACGGTAACGGACTGGGATAACGAACGAACCTTCCGGGTGACATCCTATAACGGAGATGCCCGCGAATATACCTATAAGGTCGTGAAAAGCGAGATAGAATCTGACGGAGATGTGGAGTTGAAGACCACCGAGGAGGTAGCTTCTTTTGCCGCAACCAAAACAACCGTTGTCAAAGGGAACCTGATTATCGGCTCTGATGCGGAAGAGGCAGAAAAAATCACTGACATATCTGCATTGGCATCTTTGAAAGAGGTTACTGGCAACATTGTCATTCGTAACAGTTACAACGGTGCAGACTTGACAGGGTTGGATAATATCGTTTCTGCCGGAGGTTTACAGGTAGGTTCGACCGATGTCGCCTCGAAAGCTACGGAACTTCACATGATTTCCATGAAAGCATTGGAAACGCTCTCCGGAGACATATCGGTATATAACGACCAAGTGACGTATGTCCTATTCGAGAAACTGGCAACTATTGAAGGAAGCGTGATGTTCAATGCGTCGTCGTTACAGAGTTTTGAGTTTCCGGTTCTGACTACTGTAGGTCAGGATCTGAATCTTCAAGGACTCAATGAAGAGAACACAGCAGCCGGTTCGATTGCGTCTTTGGAAATACCGGAACTGACAAGTGTCGGAGGGGTCTTGTCCGTAAACAATCTTGCCAAGCTGACTTCCATGAGCTTCCTTAAGCTGAAAGAGACCGGTGGCCTTGATTTCCATACCGTCCCCGTGATGTTGGAAACCATCAACCTTCCGGAAATCGAAACAGTAAACGGAAGTATTATTATGGAAGCCAATATGGAAGCTCCTCCTACCGGTAGTTTTGTTCCCCAACGAAATGACGTGCTTCAGGCTTTCGGTGGAATGGACAAACTGACAACGATAAAGGGACAGATAAAGATAAAGAATTTCACGGCACTCAAACAACTTCCCGACTGGAGCAAGATCACCACACTTGGAAGCATCACGCTGGATTATCTTGAAGATGTGAGCGGAACACTGCTGTTGCCGAACGCCCGATTTGAAACCTTCGGAGAAACAGCGCCCCAGATTGAAATTATAAACAAGGTGCAGCTCTCCAAAATTGAAACAGCCGAAGATTTGTCAAATGTAAATTTTGTCATCACCAGTCTCACGAATAATAAGTTCCCTGAAATCACGTTCAAGAATATCAAAGACTTCACTTGTAAGCCAACCACCAACAATATCGATTATACCATATCGACAATTCAACATGTATATGGAAATCTAAATGTGACAGGCCAAATGCGAAGCAATGCCAAATTTCCCGACTTGGAAATCATAGATGGATATGGATATATCCAAATACCCATGTTTGCTTCAATCACAATGCCAGTCTTGAAAGAAGTGGGAGGACAGTTCTATTTATCTGGAAATTTTACCAGTTGTAACTTGCCCTTACTATCCAAAGTTTGTTGTTCAGCTTCTCCTGTATATTATAAAGAGGGAGAGGGTTCGTTAGCAATATCTTTACAAAGTAAATCGCTGGATATTCCGGAATTGCTTCACGTAGGAGGTGAAGGGTTGTTCGTTAATAAAGCAACAGGCATTACTTGTGATAAATTACAGACTATAGATGGTACGCTACAGATAAAAAGTGCGACTTCTCTTTCTCAGGAAACACTTTCCATGGAGAAGTTGGAGACCTTGCATGGGGTTGTTTTTGACGGTTTGACGAAATTTACCGACTACACTTTCTTCGGCAAGTTTATAGAAAACGGAATGATTACGGGGGAAAGTTGGAGCGTGACGAAATGTGGGTATAACCCAACCTTCCAAAATATGAAGGACAAACAATATACGCAGCAGGATTAAACCTTATACCTTAACCAGAGTACCCGTAATGATTCGGGTACTCTTTTTTATCCGAATGACAATGAGCAGAACAATACAACGGATTTGCCTTTTTCTTTTCTGCCTGCCAGTTTTCGGCAGTTGCATGAAATGGGATTACGGAGAGATGGAAGATTTCTCTGTATCGGCCTCTGGTCTTTTCATTACCAACGAGGGGAATTTCCAGTACAGCAATGCCACGCTTTCCTACTACGATCCCGCCACGTGCGAAGTGGAGAATGAAGTGTTTTACCGTGCCAACGGGTTCAAGTTGGGCGATGTGGCCCAGTCTATGGTTATCCGGGACGGTATAGGCTGGATCGTGGTGAACAACTCGCATGTGATTTTCGCCATCGACATCAATACTTTCAAGGAAGTGGGCCGTATCACAGGTTTCACCTCACCCCGGTATATCCATTTTCTGTCGGATGAGAAAGCCTATGTGACGCAGATATGGGACTACCGTATCTTCATCATCAACCCCAAGACATACGAGATTACCGGCTATATCGAATGTCCAGACATGGACATGGAATCGGGTTCCACCGAACAAATGGTACAATACGGCAAGTACGTCTATGTGAACTGCTGGTCGTACCAGAACCGCATCCTGAAAATCGACACGGAGACGGACAAGGTCGTGGACGAACTGACCATCGGCATACAACCTACTTCGCTGGTCATGGACAAATACAACAAGATGTGGACCATCACGGATGGCGGTTACGAGGGCAGCCCATACGGTTACGAGGCACCGTCTCTCTATCGTATAGACGCCGAGACTTTCACCGTAGAGAAACAGTTCAAGTTTAAGCTGGGCGACTGGCCTTCGGAAGTCCAGCTCAACGGTACACGGGATACACTTTACTGGATCAACAACGATATTTGGCGAATGCCGGTGGAAGCCGACCGTGTTCCCGTCCGGCCTTTTCTGGAGTTTCGGGACACCAAATACTACGGCCTTACGGTCAATCCCAACAACGGGGAGGTATATGTGGCCGACGCTATTGATTACCAGCAACAAGGTATCGTGTATCGCTATTCGCCGCAAGGCAAGCTGATCGATGAATTTTACGTGGGAATCATTCCGGGAGCTTTCTGCTGGAAATAACGAGGAAGGAGGACAAAAATGAAAAGACATCTTATTCTATTGTTCGTGGGGGTAAGCCTGCCCTTTCTGCTTGCCGCCCAGCAGAAAAATTCCGTCAGCATTACCAAAAGGGTACTACGTATTCCGGAGGTTACGGTGGTGGGCAAACGACCTATGAAGGATATAGGCGTGCAACGAACCCGTTTCGATTCCATCGCCATGAAAGAGAACATCGCCTTGTCTATGGCCGATGTGCTGACATTCAACTCATCCGTTTTTGTCAAGAACTACGGACGCGCCACGTTATCCACCGTGGCTTTCCGGGGTACCTCTCCCTCGCATACCCAAGTGACGTGGAATGGTATGCGCATTAACAACCCGATGCTGGGCATGACGGATTTTTCCACCATCCCTTCTTACTTTATCGATGATGCCTCGCTGCTGCACGGAACGTCATCGGTAAACGAAACGGGCGGCGGCTTGGGTGGTCTGGTCAGGCTCTCCACTTCTCCGGCCAACCATGAAGGGTTCGGGTTGCAGTACGTGCAGGGAGTGGGGTCGTTCAGCACGTTCGACGAGTTTCTCCGCCTGACCTACGGTGACAAACACTGGCAGTCCTCCACCCGTGTGGTGTATTCCTCTTCCCCCAACGACTACAAATACCGAAACCGGGACAAGAAGGAAAACATCTATGACGAGGACAAGAACATCATCGGTTCCTATTACCCGACGGAACGCAACCGCAGCGGGGCTTATAAGGATCTGCACGTCTTGCAGGAAATTTATTATAACACGGGCGAAGGCGACAAGTTCGGGCTAAACGCCTGGTATATCAATTCCAACCGGGAACTGGCGATGCTCAGCACGGATTACGGGAACGACATGGACTTCGAGAACCGCCAAAGGGAGCAGACGTTTCGCGGCGTCCTCTCGTGGGATCGCGTGCGGGAGAAATGGAAGGTCGGTGTAAAAGGCGGCTATATACACACATGGATGGCCTATGATTACAAGCGGGACAAGGGAAACGGCGAAATGGCTTCGATGACCCGCTCACGCAGTAAGATTAACACGTTCTACGGAAGTGCGGACGGGGATTATGCTCCTTCAGAGAAATGGCTGTTCACGGCCGGTGTTTCCGTACACCAGCATTTGGTGGAAAGCGCGGACAAAAATATCATCTCGCAGGAAGGTAACAAGGCTGTTGTCGGGTATGACAAGGGACGTGTCGAGTTTTCCGGTTCCGTTTCTGCGAAATGGCGGCCTGTCGATCGTTTTGCCGCCTCGCTTGTCCTTCGCGAGGATATGTTCGGTACGGAATGGGCCCCGGTTATCCCGGCTTTCTTCATCGACGGGGTACTGTCGAAAAAAGGCAATATCGTGGCGAAAGCATCCATCTCCCGGAACTACCGTTTTCCCACGCTGAACGACCTCTATTTTCTGCCGGGCGGTAATCCCGACCTGAAAAGCGAGCACGGCTTCACATACGACGTGGGGTTGTCGTTCTCGGTGGGGAAAGAAAATGTATATGCTTTGAGCGGTGGTATCAACTGGTTCGATTCGCACATCGACGACTGGATCATCTGGCTACCCACAACCAAGGGATTCTTCTCCCCCAGAAACCTCAAAAAGGTACATGCTTACGGGGCAGAGACCAACGCCCACCTTGATATAATGCTCGGAAAGGACTGGAAACTGGATATGAACGGAACTTTCTCGTGGACTCCCTCGATCAACGAGAGCGAACCGATGAGTCCGGCAGACCAATCCGTCGGCAAACAGTTGCCATACGTGCCGGAGTTTTCCGCAACGGTGACCGGACGTCTGTCATGGCGGACATGGAGCCTGCTTTACAAATGGTGTTATTACAGCCAGCGTTATACCATGTCGAGTAATGACTATACCCTGACGGGCTATCTGCCCCCTTACTTCATGAATAACGTGACACTGGAAAAACAGCTCTCTTTCCGATGGGCCGATCTGTCGCTAAAGGGCAGCATCAACAACCTGTTCGATGAAGAATACCTTTCCGTATTGTCCCGTCCCATGCCGGGCATCAATTTCGAGATATTCATCGGCATAACACCCAAGTTCGGAAAAAACAAAAATAGTAAACGATAATCTGCATCAATATGAACGCATTAAAGAATTTAAGCCTGATTTTGTTGCTTTCTCTGGCATTTACAGGCTGCCACAACAAAAGCTCAAAAATCAATGATTTCAACCTGCTGCTTTATGCTCCCGAATATGCCTCCGGCTTCGACATCAAAGGGGCGGGCGGGAAGGAAAGTGTACTGATAACCGTCAGGAATCCCTGGCAGGGAGCGGACAGTGTAACCACATGGCTGTTTATCGTCCGCAACGGTGAAGAGGTTCCCGAAGGGTTTGCAGGACAGGTACTCAAAGGAGACGCCAAACGCATCGTGGCGATGTCTTCCACTCATATCGCCATGCTTGACGCAATCGGTGAAGTCCGGTGTATAACCGGCGTTTCGGGAATCGACTACATTTCCAACCCAGACATCCAAGCCCGCCGCGACAGTATTGGCGATGTCGGCTATGAAGGGAACATCAACTACGAGTTGCTGCTCTCGCTCGATCCCGACCTCGTTCTGCTCTATGGGGTGAACGGCGCAAGCGCAATGGAAAGCAAACTCGAAGAACTCGACATACCGTTCATGTATGTCGGCGATTATCTTGAAGAGTCGCCTCTCGGCAAGGCCGAATGGATGGTAGTGCTTTCAGAAGTCACAGGAAAACGTGAGAAGGGTGAAAAAGCCTTTGCCGCAATCCCGGTCAGATACAACGCCTTGAAAAAGAAAGTGGCCGACAGTACCCTCGGCACTCCTTCGGTTATGCTTAATGTTCCCTATGGCGACTCGTGGTTCATGCCTTCAACCCAAAGTTATGTAGCCCGCTTGATTACTGATGCGGGAGGCCGCTATATCTACCAGAAGAACACGGGAAACGCTTCTATCCCCATTGACTTAGAAGAAGCATATCTGCTCGCGTCGGATGCGGACATGTGGCTGAACGTGGGAATGGCGAACTCCCTTGACGACTTGAAGGCATCATGTCCGAAATTCACCGATACCCGATGTTTCAAAAATGGAGAGGTGTATAACAACAACGCCCGTACCAACACAGCCGGGGGTAACGACTATTACGAGTCTGCCGTCGTGAATCCTGACATCGTGCTCCGCGACCTCGTGAAGATATTCCATCCTGAACTGGTGCAGGAAGAGTGTGTGTATTACAAGCAACTGAAATAGATGCGTTCCCGTTCGACTATATTATTCTCCATATTGATTACGCTCACGGTCGGTCTTTTTTTACTGGACTTGGCCGTGGGAGCTGTCAACATTCCGATCCGCGATGTATGGGCAGCACTGACCGGGGGAAATTGTTCCCGTGCCACGGAAAAAATCGTACTCAACATACGCCTCATAAAAGCTATAGTGGCACTGTTGGCCGGGGCTGCCTTATCGGTCAGCGGTCTTCAGATGCAGACCCTCTTCCGTAATCCTCTTGCCGGTCCCTATGTCCTTGGCATCAGTTCCGGTGCAAGTCTCGGTGTGGCACTTGTGGTACTTGCCGGGATCGGTTCATCAATAGGCATTGCCGGAGCAGCGTGGGTGGGTGCGGCTGTCGTGTTGCTCGTGATAACTGCCGTCGGACAGCGAATAAAAGACATCATGGTAATCCTGATTCTGGGCATGATGTTCTCATCGGGCGTAGGTGCTGTCGTGCAGATATTGCAGTACCTCAGCAAAGAGGAATCGCTGAAAGCCTTTGTCATTTGGACGATGGGGGCTTTGGGTGACGTCACCTCCGGACAACTTCTGATTCTTGTTCCATCGGTGTTTGCCGGACTGCTGTTGGCGGTACTGACCATCAAACCGCTTAACCTCCTGCTGTTCGGAGAGGAATATGCCGTAACAATGGGACTGAATATTCGGCGTTCACGCAGCCTGTTGTTTCTCTCGACAACGCTGCTCGCCGGAACGATAACCGCTTTTTGCGGTCCGATAGGTTTCATAGGTCTCGCTATGCCTCATGTCACAAGAATGCTTTTCCAAAATAGCGATCATCATGTCCTTCTGCCCGGAACAATTCTTTCGGGAGCATCGATATTGCTTCTTTGCGACATCATTTCTAAAATATTCACCTTGCCGATCAACGCCATTACAGCTCTATTGGGAATCCCAATCGTCGTATGGGTGGTTTTACGCAACAAATCCATCACCGCATGATAGAATTACAGCATTTTTCCATAGGTTACAAAGAAAACTCGTTGCTCCACGAGGTAAATGCCACGATAAAAAAAGGTCAACTGACAGCCCTTATCGGAAGAAACGGGACAGGAAAATCGACGTTGCTCCGCGCCATAGCCGGTCTGAACCGGTGTTATTCCGGAAAAATCATTCTCGACGGGCACGACATCGCCTGCATGAAAACCGAAGATATGGCAAAAACGCTGGCTGTCGTCACGACCGAGCGCACGCGCATCGCCAACCTGCGGTGCAAGGATGTCGTAGCCATAGGCCGTGCTCCTTATACCAACTGGATAGGTAGGATGCAAGAAACAGATAAGGAGATAGTCATGCAATCGCTCATTTCGGTGGGAATGGAGGCTTATGCAAACCGCACGATGGATAAAATGTCGGATGGCGAATGCCAGCGTGTGATGATTGCTCGTGCATTGGCACAGGATACTCCTATCATTCTCCTTGATGAACCGACTTCCTTTCTTGACATGCCTAATCGCTACGAACTTGTGGCGTTGCTTCGTAGGCTTGTCCACGACGAGAAAAAATGTATCATGTTCTCGACACATGAACTTGACATCGCGTTGTCCATGTGCGATTCGATAGCATTGTTAGATACCCCGAATTTAAGTTGCTTGACCGCGTCTGAAATGCAGAAAAGCGGATACATTGACAGACTTTTCCAAAATGAAAACATCCGTTTCGACTCCTTATGCGGTACAATGATTTTGAAACAATGAGTATATACACTGTAGAAAATTTTACTTCAGACATCACTGTTGAAGGATATATCGCCGAATTCCGTGACGAACCACATTTTCTTGAACTTTGCAAACAATGTACCAATTACGGTAAAAGTTGGGGGTGTCCTCCATTTGATTTTGATACGGAATCGTTTCTCCGACAATACAAGTATGCACATCTTATGGCAACGAAGATAATCCCTGAAGACAAAGATATTCCGATTGAATATACACAAAAACTCATTTTACCGGAACGGATACGAATCGAGAGCGAATTATTGGATATGGAACGGAAATATGGAGGGCGTTCATTTGCCTATATAGGTAAATGTCTTCACTGCTCAGATAACGAGTGTACGCGTAACTGCGGCACACCATGCCGACACCCGGAAAAAGTGCGTCCGTCACTCGAAGCCTTCGGATTTGACATAGCCAAAACGCTTTCTGAACTTTTTAACATCGAACTTCTTTGGGGAAAGGATGGCAAATTACCTGAATATCTTGTTCTCGTAAGCGGATTTTTTCATAATGAATACGAACTTTGCAACATAGCATACTAATGATTCGGACATGAAATAAACAGACAAACTAACCACATTCGGTTCAATCTGTTTTGTGATTTCAAATGAATTATAGTTAGATATGTAAAAAGCGACGCTGGAGCTTGAAATAAGTAACGGTTTATCGGTGTATTCTCCGTTAAACCGTCCTGTTTTCGTTAAACGAAAACACAACTTGCTGTCCCCTAATGGGGACAACATTCTCCAATAGGAATTGTGTATCAGCCCATTGTACGGCTATTCTCCTGTGATTTTCGGGTCATTTCCATCAGGCATTTGCCGGCTGCTCTCCCCATAAAAAGGTG
This Alistipes onderdonkii DNA region includes the following protein-coding sequences:
- a CDS encoding TonB-dependent receptor plug domain-containing protein yields the protein MKRHLILLFVGVSLPFLLAAQQKNSVSITKRVLRIPEVTVVGKRPMKDIGVQRTRFDSIAMKENIALSMADVLTFNSSVFVKNYGRATLSTVAFRGTSPSHTQVTWNGMRINNPMLGMTDFSTIPSYFIDDASLLHGTSSVNETGGGLGGLVRLSTSPANHEGFGLQYVQGVGSFSTFDEFLRLTYGDKHWQSSTRVVYSSSPNDYKYRNRDKKENIYDEDKNIIGSYYPTERNRSGAYKDLHVLQEIYYNTGEGDKFGLNAWYINSNRELAMLSTDYGNDMDFENRQREQTFRGVLSWDRVREKWKVGVKGGYIHTWMAYDYKRDKGNGEMASMTRSRSKINTFYGSADGDYAPSEKWLFTAGVSVHQHLVESADKNIISQEGNKAVVGYDKGRVEFSGSVSAKWRPVDRFAASLVLREDMFGTEWAPVIPAFFIDGVLSKKGNIVAKASISRNYRFPTLNDLYFLPGGNPDLKSEHGFTYDVGLSFSVGKENVYALSGGINWFDSHIDDWIIWLPTTKGFFSPRNLKKVHAYGAETNAHLDIMLGKDWKLDMNGTFSWTPSINESEPMSPADQSVGKQLPYVPEFSATVTGRLSWRTWSLLYKWCYYSQRYTMSSNDYTLTGYLPPYFMNNVTLEKQLSFRWADLSLKGSINNLFDEEYLSVLSRPMPGINFEIFIGITPKFGKNKNSKR
- a CDS encoding ABC transporter substrate-binding protein, producing MNALKNLSLILLLSLAFTGCHNKSSKINDFNLLLYAPEYASGFDIKGAGGKESVLITVRNPWQGADSVTTWLFIVRNGEEVPEGFAGQVLKGDAKRIVAMSSTHIAMLDAIGEVRCITGVSGIDYISNPDIQARRDSIGDVGYEGNINYELLLSLDPDLVLLYGVNGASAMESKLEELDIPFMYVGDYLEESPLGKAEWMVVLSEVTGKREKGEKAFAAIPVRYNALKKKVADSTLGTPSVMLNVPYGDSWFMPSTQSYVARLITDAGGRYIYQKNTGNASIPIDLEEAYLLASDADMWLNVGMANSLDDLKASCPKFTDTRCFKNGEVYNNNARTNTAGGNDYYESAVVNPDIVLRDLVKIFHPELVQEECVYYKQLK
- a CDS encoding FecCD family ABC transporter permease, encoding MRSRSTILFSILITLTVGLFLLDLAVGAVNIPIRDVWAALTGGNCSRATEKIVLNIRLIKAIVALLAGAALSVSGLQMQTLFRNPLAGPYVLGISSGASLGVALVVLAGIGSSIGIAGAAWVGAAVVLLVITAVGQRIKDIMVILILGMMFSSGVGAVVQILQYLSKEESLKAFVIWTMGALGDVTSGQLLILVPSVFAGLLLAVLTIKPLNLLLFGEEYAVTMGLNIRRSRSLLFLSTTLLAGTITAFCGPIGFIGLAMPHVTRMLFQNSDHHVLLPGTILSGASILLLCDIISKIFTLPINAITALLGIPIVVWVVLRNKSITA
- a CDS encoding ABC transporter ATP-binding protein; translation: MIELQHFSIGYKENSLLHEVNATIKKGQLTALIGRNGTGKSTLLRAIAGLNRCYSGKIILDGHDIACMKTEDMAKTLAVVTTERTRIANLRCKDVVAIGRAPYTNWIGRMQETDKEIVMQSLISVGMEAYANRTMDKMSDGECQRVMIARALAQDTPIILLDEPTSFLDMPNRYELVALLRRLVHDEKKCIMFSTHELDIALSMCDSIALLDTPNLSCLTASEMQKSGYIDRLFQNENIRFDSLCGTMILKQ
- a CDS encoding DUF2284 domain-containing protein, which produces MSIYTVENFTSDITVEGYIAEFRDEPHFLELCKQCTNYGKSWGCPPFDFDTESFLRQYKYAHLMATKIIPEDKDIPIEYTQKLILPERIRIESELLDMERKYGGRSFAYIGKCLHCSDNECTRNCGTPCRHPEKVRPSLEAFGFDIAKTLSELFNIELLWGKDGKLPEYLVLVSGFFHNEYELCNIAY